One genomic segment of Streptomyces sp. TLI_146 includes these proteins:
- a CDS encoding aminotransferase class V-fold PLP-dependent enzyme, which yields MSARLSTAVSTAVSAASAAPSVEASDEACCAAPLPVLGRDVTVPLVTGGEVTYAALDYAASAPALQRVWDDVAAYAPYYGSVHRGAGYLSQLSTDLFENSRAAVAEFLDCRPGDQVVFTRSTTDSLNLLAQVVPADCQVFVFETEHHASLLPWRDARVTYLNAPRTPQQAVATLERALADRDPYGPALVCVTGASNVTGELWPVKELAAAAHAHGARIVLDAAQLAPHHPVSVRELDVDWIAFSGHKLYAPFGSGVLAGRADWLQESEPYLAGGGASRKVARRADGGVDVEWHTTAARHEAGSPNVIGVYAIASACKALTEAGFEGLVERERHLIAKVREGLAAVPEVRVLSLFGDDAPRVGVISFVVDGWNSSHFAAALSAEYGIGVRDGLFCAHPLVRTLLGSEPQEPGECGAPEAEPGERSLNAIRVSFGAGTPDEHVERFVRAVRELVRDGAKWSYRTEEGRCVPAV from the coding sequence ATGTCCGCACGCCTTTCCACCGCCGTTTCCACCGCTGTTTCCGCCGCCTCCGCCGCCCCCTCCGTCGAGGCCTCGGACGAAGCCTGCTGTGCGGCGCCGCTGCCGGTGCTGGGCCGGGACGTCACCGTGCCGCTGGTCACCGGGGGCGAGGTGACGTACGCGGCCCTCGACTACGCGGCGAGCGCCCCGGCCCTCCAGCGGGTGTGGGACGACGTGGCCGCGTACGCCCCCTACTACGGCAGCGTGCACCGGGGCGCGGGCTACCTCTCGCAGCTCTCCACGGACCTGTTCGAGAACAGCCGGGCGGCGGTGGCGGAGTTCCTGGACTGCCGCCCGGGCGACCAGGTGGTGTTCACCCGCTCGACGACGGACTCCCTGAACCTGCTGGCCCAGGTGGTCCCGGCCGACTGCCAGGTGTTCGTCTTCGAGACCGAGCACCACGCCTCGCTGCTGCCGTGGCGGGACGCGCGGGTGACGTACCTCAACGCGCCGCGTACGCCGCAGCAGGCGGTGGCGACGCTGGAGCGGGCGCTCGCCGACCGCGACCCTTACGGCCCCGCTCTCGTCTGCGTCACAGGCGCGTCGAACGTCACCGGTGAGCTGTGGCCGGTGAAGGAGCTCGCGGCGGCGGCGCACGCGCACGGGGCGCGGATCGTGCTCGACGCGGCGCAGCTGGCGCCCCACCACCCCGTCTCCGTAAGGGAGTTGGACGTCGACTGGATCGCCTTCTCCGGGCACAAGCTGTACGCGCCGTTCGGCTCGGGCGTGCTCGCTGGGCGTGCCGACTGGCTCCAGGAGTCCGAGCCGTACCTCGCGGGCGGCGGCGCCTCGCGCAAGGTCGCCCGGCGCGCGGACGGCGGGGTGGACGTCGAGTGGCACACCACGGCGGCCCGCCACGAGGCCGGGTCCCCGAACGTGATCGGCGTGTACGCCATCGCGTCGGCGTGCAAGGCGCTCACCGAGGCGGGGTTCGAGGGACTGGTGGAGCGGGAGCGGCACCTGATCGCGAAGGTGCGGGAGGGGCTGGCGGCGGTTCCGGAGGTCCGCGTCCTGTCGCTGTTCGGCGACGACGCGCCTCGGGTCGGCGTGATCTCGTTCGTCGTCGACGGCTGGAACAGCTCGCACTTCGCGGCGGCGCTGTCGGCGGAGTACGGGATCGGGGTGCGGGACGGTCTGTTCTGCGCGCACCCGCTGGTACGCACGCTCCTCGGCAGCGAGCCGCAGGAGCCGGGCGAGTGCGGGGCGCCGGAGGCGGAGCCGGGTGAGCGGTCCCTGAACGCGATCCGCGTCAGCTTCGGGGCGGGGACGCCGGACGAGCATGTGGAGCGGTTTGTTCGGGCGGTGCGGGAGCTGGTGCGGGACGGGGCGAAGTGGTCGTACCGGACGGAGGAGGGCCGCTGCGTCCCGGCGGTGTGA
- the trpD gene encoding anthranilate phosphoribosyltransferase has product MNVVTPVGGDSVAAYSWPGVLDALLNGTDQSAEATAWAMDSIMRGEATDAQIAGFAVALRAKGETVTEISGMVRAMYEHANLIEVPGRTVDIVGTGGDGAKTVNISTMSSIVVAGTGAKVVKHGNRAASSASGASDVLEKLGVNLDLTPRQVVQVAEEAGVTFCFAVKFHPALRYVAAARRELGIRTTFNFLGPLTNPARVKAQATGVADARMAPIVAGVLAERGSSALVFRGDDGMDELTTTATSRVWVVRDGAVREEAFDPRDVGIDLVPVEALRGADASYNADVARRLLGGETGPVRDAVLLNSAAALVALDPGPGSLEEQIRAGIARAAEAIDSGAARRALERWVAASNA; this is encoded by the coding sequence ATGAACGTTGTGACCCCGGTTGGCGGCGACAGCGTGGCGGCCTACTCCTGGCCGGGCGTACTGGACGCGCTGCTCAACGGCACCGACCAGAGCGCCGAGGCGACCGCCTGGGCGATGGACTCGATCATGCGCGGCGAGGCGACCGACGCGCAGATCGCCGGCTTCGCCGTGGCCCTGCGGGCCAAGGGCGAGACCGTCACCGAGATCAGCGGCATGGTCCGCGCGATGTACGAGCACGCCAACCTGATCGAGGTGCCCGGCCGGACCGTGGACATCGTCGGCACCGGCGGCGACGGCGCCAAGACCGTCAACATCTCCACCATGTCCTCGATCGTGGTGGCGGGCACCGGCGCCAAGGTCGTCAAGCACGGCAACCGGGCCGCGTCCTCGGCCAGCGGCGCCTCCGACGTCCTGGAGAAGCTCGGCGTCAACCTGGACCTCACGCCCCGGCAGGTGGTCCAGGTCGCCGAGGAGGCGGGCGTCACCTTCTGCTTCGCCGTGAAGTTCCACCCCGCCCTGCGGTACGTCGCCGCCGCGCGCCGCGAGCTCGGCATCCGCACCACCTTCAACTTCCTCGGTCCGCTCACCAACCCGGCCCGGGTCAAGGCTCAGGCCACCGGCGTCGCCGACGCGCGCATGGCGCCGATCGTGGCCGGGGTGCTCGCCGAGCGCGGCTCCTCCGCGCTGGTGTTCCGCGGCGACGACGGCATGGACGAGCTGACGACCACCGCGACCTCCCGGGTCTGGGTGGTACGGGACGGGGCCGTGCGCGAGGAGGCGTTCGACCCCAGAGACGTGGGCATCGACCTGGTGCCGGTGGAGGCGCTGCGCGGCGCGGACGCCTCGTACAACGCGGACGTCGCCCGCCGGCTCCTCGGCGGCGAGACGGGGCCGGTGCGGGACGCGGTGCTGCTCAACTCGGCGGCGGCGCTCGTCGCGCTCGACCCGGGCCCGGGGAGCCTGGAGGAGCAGATCCGGGCCGGGATCGCCCGGGCGGCCGAGGCGATCGACTCCGGGGCGGCGCGGCGGGCCCTGGAGCGGTGGGTGGCCGCGAGCAACGCCTGA